In Oryza sativa Japonica Group chromosome 2, ASM3414082v1, the following are encoded in one genomic region:
- the LOC4328709 gene encoding uncharacterized protein, whose protein sequence is MKQEQTLLSLEAHGHANAVPELSKMVGAVQALVVQCEDLKLKYYEEMPKRKKLHNIVEETKGAGLQGAVVLSNSMNMGCSHGLPVLARASAGTAGLAAARGAGAVGRAQLSLLPRDDHDCCSHSGAHDLQGSECELTTWSATKQVCLGIARLARSVSLVEVCHLVHFVIGSSSTPSCADPAHGAPPL, encoded by the exons ATGAAACAAGAGCAAACATTGCTATCTCTTGAAGCACATGGCCATGCAAACGCTGTTCCTGAACTGAGTAAGATGGTAGGGGCTGTTCAAGCATTAG TTGTGCAGTGTGAAGATCTTAAACTGAAGTACTATGAAGAGATGCCCAAGAGAAAGAAACTTCATAATATTGTCGAGGAGACCAAAG GTGCAGGACTGCAGGGAGCTGTTGTACTGTCCAACTCCATGAATATGGGCTGCTCGCATGGTCTTCCTGTGCTGGCGAGGGCATCGGCTGGTACTGCAGGCTTGGCCGCTGCAAGGGGTGCCGGCGCCGTTGGCAGGGCCCAGCTGTCCCTGCTCCCAAGGGACGACCATGACTGTTGCAGCCATAGTGGTGCCCACGATTTGCAAGGCAGTGAATGTGAATTAACGACATGGTCAGCCACAAAGCAGGTCTGCTTGGGGATTGCCAGATTAGCAAGATCAGTTTCATTG GTGGAGGTCTGTCACCTGGTGCACTTCGTCATCGGATCTTCCTCAACTCCGTCATGTGCAGATCCAGCGCACGGTGCGCCACCATTGTGA